The following proteins are co-located in the Bacteroidales bacterium genome:
- a CDS encoding M28 family peptidase, whose amino-acid sequence MKNLPYVLCSIIMLYSCSNYDLKRGENSITVADMQKYVSKLGSDEFMGRKPFTPGEKITINYLADQLKEIGFEPAFNGSYFQPVPMVEISSAVEGKVNFQSGIKAISLNAPDDIAVTSPQQSENISISKSEMVFAGFGIVAPEYNRNDYNGLDVKGRTVVIMINDPGLYTGDTTYFKGREMTYYGRWTYKFEEAARQGARGVLIIHEDEGSGYKYTIQRKSSISPRLYMQRADSNKTLCEFTGWLSAESADSLFNLIGYSVKELREQACKKDFRGFEMNSEISFTIQNKIRYNTSTNVAGVLKGTARGDECIVYTAHWDHFGIGEKENGDSIYNGAVDNGTSMAWALEIGQAFSGLKNPPERSVVILFPTAEEQGLLGSSYYTENPAFPMAKTVACFNNDLMLPLGRMKDVMITGFGQSYLDEMISEGAARQDRYVTGDPNSHTGMYFRSDHFPFAKKGVPSAFARGNVESREHGKEWTAKMEKDYIDNKYHRPADNYEPDNWDLNGIAEDARLVFFAGYRLANSDYFPEWKPGSEFRKLR is encoded by the coding sequence ATGAAAAACCTACCTTATGTTTTGTGCAGTATTATAATGCTGTATTCTTGTAGTAATTATGATCTGAAAAGAGGCGAGAACAGCATTACTGTTGCCGATATGCAGAAGTATGTCAGCAAACTCGGATCGGATGAATTCATGGGCAGAAAACCATTCACTCCCGGTGAGAAAATTACAATAAACTACCTTGCAGATCAGCTGAAAGAAATAGGTTTTGAGCCAGCTTTCAACGGATCATATTTTCAGCCTGTACCAATGGTGGAGATCAGCTCCGCGGTCGAGGGTAAGGTAAATTTCCAGTCAGGGATTAAAGCAATCTCTCTGAATGCACCTGACGATATTGCTGTAACCTCTCCACAGCAATCTGAAAATATATCAATAAGTAAATCCGAAATGGTCTTTGCAGGTTTCGGCATAGTTGCTCCTGAGTACAACCGCAACGATTACAACGGATTGGATGTAAAAGGCAGGACTGTTGTTATAATGATAAATGATCCTGGGTTATATACCGGTGACACTACTTATTTTAAGGGAAGAGAGATGACTTATTATGGCCGCTGGACATATAAATTTGAAGAAGCTGCCAGACAGGGCGCTCGGGGAGTTCTCATTATTCATGAAGACGAAGGTTCAGGTTATAAATACACAATTCAGAGAAAGAGCTCCATTTCACCGAGGTTGTACATGCAGAGAGCCGACAGTAATAAAACTCTCTGCGAATTCACAGGCTGGCTGTCAGCAGAATCGGCAGACTCCCTATTCAATCTAATCGGTTATAGCGTGAAGGAGCTTAGAGAACAAGCCTGTAAAAAGGACTTCAGGGGATTTGAAATGAATTCTGAGATCTCATTTACAATTCAAAATAAAATCAGATACAACACATCAACAAATGTGGCAGGGGTACTGAAGGGTACAGCAAGGGGAGATGAATGCATAGTATATACTGCTCACTGGGATCATTTCGGAATTGGGGAAAAAGAGAACGGAGACTCTATTTATAACGGGGCAGTGGATAATGGCACATCAATGGCATGGGCTCTTGAAATCGGTCAGGCATTCTCCGGTTTGAAAAATCCCCCTGAACGATCAGTTGTTATTCTGTTTCCAACTGCCGAGGAGCAGGGATTGCTGGGCTCTTCTTACTATACCGAAAATCCTGCTTTTCCGATGGCAAAGACAGTGGCCTGTTTTAATAACGATCTGATGCTGCCATTAGGCCGGATGAAAGACGTTATGATAACAGGCTTCGGTCAGTCTTACCTTGATGAAATGATAAGTGAAGGCGCTGCCCGACAGGATCGGTATGTAACAGGTGATCCCAACTCCCATACTGGTATGTATTTCAGGTCCGATCATTTTCCTTTTGCTAAAAAAGGTGTGCCATCGGCTTTTGCCAGGGGGAATGTTGAGAGTCGTGAGCACGGAAAAGAGTGGACTGCAAAAATGGAAAAAGATTATATCGATAATAAATATCATCGTCCTGCTGACAATTATGAACCTGACAACTGGGATCTGAATGGAATTGCGGAAGATGCAAGACTGGTCTTCTTTGCAGGTTACAGGCTTGCCAACTCAGATTATTTTCCTGAATGGAAACCTGGTTCTGAGTTCAGAAAGCTGAGGTGA
- a CDS encoding anti-sigma regulatory factor codes for MQFRHKIAGGDFGKAGNAASSVKKILRQLNIDHSISKRIVIALYEGEVNVVAHAYSGIIDADIDDTKIKITITDKGPGIADIEQAMQEGYSTATPQVREMGFGAGMGLSNMKKNSDSMKISSIPGDGTTVELITFLKSDAR; via the coding sequence ATGCAATTCAGGCATAAAATAGCAGGAGGTGATTTTGGAAAAGCGGGGAATGCAGCAAGTTCCGTAAAGAAGATCCTTCGTCAGCTTAACATCGACCACTCAATCTCAAAGCGCATTGTAATAGCACTTTACGAGGGAGAGGTAAATGTAGTAGCTCATGCTTATTCAGGTATAATTGATGCGGATATTGACGACACTAAAATAAAAATAACAATTACTGATAAGGGTCCGGGTATAGCCGATATTGAACAAGCAATGCAGGAGGGCTACTCTACTGCAACACCACAGGTGAGGGAGATGGGATTTGGAGCAGGAATGGGCTTGTCTAATATGAAAAAAAACAGCGATTCAATGAAAATCTCAAGCATCCCCGGCGACGGAACGACAGTTGAACTTATAACATTCTTAAAATCCGATGCAAGGTAA
- a CDS encoding SDR family NAD(P)-dependent oxidoreductase encodes MKSQKFHGKVAVITGSSRGIGKAIAMELALNGASIVLNGRDKVRLQETEAEIRKISEKVISICCDVSAAESGKSLINESIKAFGRIDILINNIGVSMRGNLADLNPEVFKTIFESNVLSAVNPTIPAIKYLRQTKGSLIFISSLAGIRGLPFLSAYSSSKMALRAIAESIRIEEKQNDLHVGLIYVGYTENDPGKETIAADGSKILLNPRKGKGVQTKESVAKAVLKNISKRNFISVLTPIGKLNAFMQPRFPMLVENIISRNLKKFEEEGK; translated from the coding sequence ATGAAATCGCAAAAGTTTCATGGAAAGGTAGCCGTTATTACCGGTTCCAGCAGAGGGATCGGCAAAGCAATAGCAATGGAACTTGCTTTAAATGGAGCAAGTATTGTTTTGAATGGAAGAGATAAAGTACGTCTTCAGGAAACGGAAGCTGAAATCAGAAAGATCAGCGAAAAGGTTATAAGTATCTGTTGTGATGTTTCAGCAGCCGAAAGTGGAAAATCCCTTATAAATGAATCAATAAAGGCATTCGGAAGAATTGATATTCTTATTAATAATATCGGGGTCTCTATGCGCGGGAATCTTGCGGACCTCAACCCTGAAGTCTTTAAAACAATATTTGAGAGCAATGTCCTCAGTGCTGTGAATCCTACAATTCCGGCAATAAAATACCTGCGTCAGACAAAAGGGAGCCTGATCTTCATTTCAAGTCTTGCAGGCATCAGGGGACTTCCGTTCCTGTCAGCCTACAGCTCATCAAAAATGGCCCTGAGGGCAATAGCTGAGTCGATAAGAATTGAAGAGAAACAGAATGATCTGCATGTTGGACTTATATATGTTGGCTATACCGAAAATGATCCCGGAAAAGAAACTATTGCAGCCGACGGGTCAAAGATTCTCCTTAATCCGAGAAAGGGAAAAGGAGTCCAGACAAAAGAATCTGTTGCCAAAGCAGTCCTTAAGAATATTTCAAAAAGAAATTTTATTTCTGTTCTAACTCCTATCGGAAAACTTAACGCCTTCATGCAGCCCAGGTTTCCAATGCTCGTCGAAAATATCATTTCAAGAAATCTTAAGAAATTCGAAGAGGAGGGCAAATAA
- a CDS encoding (2Fe-2S) ferredoxin domain-containing protein, giving the protein MSKITSLADLKKKREELKSGLDIRVKAIDPESVVQVKVAMATCGIASGAKTVMEFFLEQLERRNIPAVVTQTGCMGYCYAEPTIEVKLPGEEPVVFGFVDLKRADQIIEKYIKTGELVDGIIPVNYQSIDFKE; this is encoded by the coding sequence ATGTCAAAAATCACGTCACTCGCGGATCTCAAAAAGAAACGCGAAGAATTAAAGAGCGGGTTGGACATCCGGGTTAAAGCCATTGATCCTGAATCTGTTGTACAGGTTAAGGTTGCAATGGCAACATGCGGTATTGCATCAGGTGCAAAAACCGTTATGGAGTTTTTCCTGGAACAGCTCGAAAGAAGAAATATTCCTGCAGTTGTAACTCAGACAGGCTGTATGGGTTATTGCTATGCAGAACCAACAATTGAGGTAAAGCTTCCGGGAGAAGAGCCCGTAGTATTTGGATTTGTTGACCTGAAAAGGGCCGATCAGATCATAGAAAAATATATTAAAACAGGGGAGCTTGTCGACGGTATCATCCCTGTCAATTACCAGAGTATAGACTTTAAAGAATAA
- a CDS encoding zinc carboxypeptidase gives MKRMLLAFLVSMLMIPGLKSQTIKSPDEFLGYELGTQFTYHHKAVEYFKYIAEISPLAEYREYGLTYEGRPLGVCFISAEENLSKLEEYRKNNLIKTGLMKGEFTGKQIPFIWMSYNVHGNEAVGMEAAMKTLYTLVSGNYNGVTDYLKSSIIIIDPCQNPDGHELYTNRYRNSMSKTINPDVNALEHNQGWPGARSNHYMFDLNRDWTWQTQAETQQRLALYRQFMPQVHADFHEMGPESTFFFAPGADPWHDVITPWQKEFHKLMGRGNAKLFDEKFRLYFTKENFDLFYPSYGDTWPIFNGAMGFTIEQGGGGVSGLAYKQESGDTLTLTERIDGHFTSSMATLKVSYDNREKLVTEFNKYFEDNTKNPTFKYKSVIIKGTNEKSNITSLLQLFDKNQIQYNYAGNNGKKFKGFDYSSNKEGEVTIEKGDILISAYQPESHFMSVLFEPDSRTTDSLSYDLTAWALPYIYNLKAFALTEKIAADTGKVGQKIIVNAPGKAETYAYVANYQGFDELKFVAALYNKKVKLRYSLKPFSLNGNSFNRGSIIVTRGDNKQLAGDFDKIITEAANTCQVKLVPTTTGLVDSGKDFGSGYSPLMKQKSVALLCGEGTSSSSVGELWYFFENELNYPLTLINTTTAESADLNDYEILILTSGSYTKLKDTILDFVKHGGRVIALENAMSVFAGEKTTSLAKAIETRTAEQKAAEKKVKSDDTTLLKKYEYEAERRYSLSDRSAGSIYKVKIDDTHPYAFGLGKEWFIMKRTAGYPYLTTGSNIGYILEKEPVSGFAGFKYKDKIKNTLVIGSENIGSGEVVYITDNPYFRGFWKSGRVLVGNVVLR, from the coding sequence ATGAAAAGGATGCTTCTGGCTTTCCTGGTTTCAATGCTTATGATTCCGGGCTTAAAATCACAGACAATTAAATCTCCCGATGAATTCCTCGGATATGAACTCGGGACACAATTTACTTATCACCATAAGGCAGTCGAATACTTTAAATATATAGCTGAAATATCTCCGCTGGCTGAGTATCGTGAATATGGTTTAACCTATGAAGGAAGACCGCTTGGAGTATGTTTCATTTCTGCAGAAGAGAATCTTTCAAAACTTGAAGAATACAGAAAGAATAACCTGATAAAAACAGGCTTGATGAAGGGTGAGTTTACAGGGAAACAGATCCCATTTATCTGGATGAGCTATAATGTACATGGAAATGAAGCAGTTGGAATGGAAGCTGCGATGAAAACACTATACACTTTAGTTTCAGGAAACTATAACGGCGTTACAGATTACCTGAAAAGCAGCATAATCATTATTGATCCCTGCCAGAATCCTGATGGTCATGAACTCTACACTAACAGGTACAGGAATTCGATGAGTAAGACAATTAATCCCGATGTAAATGCCCTCGAGCACAATCAGGGATGGCCCGGGGCACGTTCTAATCATTATATGTTCGATCTTAACCGCGACTGGACCTGGCAGACACAGGCTGAAACGCAGCAGAGACTTGCCCTTTATCGTCAGTTCATGCCACAGGTTCACGCCGACTTTCATGAAATGGGTCCTGAATCAACTTTCTTCTTTGCACCCGGAGCCGATCCATGGCATGATGTAATAACACCATGGCAGAAAGAATTTCACAAGCTCATGGGCAGAGGTAATGCAAAACTTTTCGATGAAAAATTCAGACTCTATTTCACAAAAGAGAATTTCGATCTGTTCTATCCGAGTTATGGCGATACCTGGCCAATATTTAATGGCGCAATGGGATTCACTATTGAACAGGGAGGAGGAGGTGTTTCCGGTCTGGCTTACAAACAGGAATCAGGCGATACGCTTACCCTGACAGAAAGAATTGATGGACACTTCACATCATCAATGGCTACACTTAAAGTCTCATATGATAACAGGGAAAAACTTGTAACAGAATTTAATAAGTATTTTGAAGATAACACAAAAAACCCTACGTTCAAGTACAAATCTGTTATTATAAAAGGTACTAATGAGAAATCCAATATAACAAGTCTGTTACAGCTGTTCGACAAGAATCAGATCCAGTATAATTATGCCGGAAACAACGGTAAGAAATTCAAAGGTTTTGATTATTCTTCTAATAAAGAAGGTGAGGTAACGATTGAAAAGGGAGACATCCTTATTAGTGCATACCAGCCCGAATCACATTTTATGTCGGTATTGTTTGAGCCCGACAGCAGAACAACAGACTCTTTAAGCTATGACCTCACAGCCTGGGCACTTCCGTATATTTATAACCTGAAAGCTTTTGCTCTGACAGAAAAAATCGCAGCAGATACAGGAAAAGTCGGACAGAAAATTATAGTAAACGCTCCCGGAAAAGCAGAAACATACGCCTATGTTGCAAATTACCAGGGGTTTGATGAATTGAAATTTGTAGCAGCTCTTTATAACAAAAAGGTCAAACTAAGATACTCCCTCAAACCGTTCTCCCTTAATGGAAACAGCTTCAACCGTGGAAGTATTATTGTGACCAGAGGTGATAATAAGCAACTTGCCGGTGATTTTGATAAAATCATCACCGAAGCAGCTAATACCTGTCAGGTTAAACTGGTTCCTACAACAACCGGACTTGTTGACTCCGGCAAAGACTTTGGATCTGGTTACTCCCCTCTTATGAAACAAAAATCAGTGGCACTTCTCTGCGGAGAAGGAACTTCATCAAGCTCAGTCGGAGAGCTTTGGTACTTCTTTGAAAATGAACTTAACTACCCGTTGACACTAATAAATACTACAACAGCAGAAAGCGCAGACTTAAATGATTATGAGATACTTATTCTAACTTCAGGTTCTTATACAAAACTTAAAGACACAATATTAGACTTTGTCAAACACGGAGGAAGGGTTATAGCACTTGAAAACGCCATGTCTGTGTTTGCAGGTGAGAAAACAACTTCCCTTGCAAAAGCGATTGAAACAAGAACTGCAGAACAGAAAGCTGCTGAGAAGAAGGTGAAAAGTGACGATACTACTCTTCTTAAAAAATATGAGTATGAAGCTGAAAGAAGATATTCTCTTTCCGATCGCTCAGCAGGAAGTATCTATAAAGTAAAGATTGATGATACTCATCCGTACGCCTTCGGTCTGGGTAAAGAGTGGTTCATAATGAAACGTACTGCCGGTTATCCATACCTGACAACAGGTAGCAACATAGGATATATCCTTGAAAAAGAACCTGTTTCAGGCTTTGCCGGATTCAAGTATAAGGATAAAATAAAGAATACCCTTGTTATCGGCAGTGAGAATATCGGATCAGGTGAAGTTGTTTACATTACAGATAATCCTTACTTCAGGGGATTCTGGAAGAGCGGTAGAGTGCTTGTGGGCAATGTGGTTCTGAGGTGA
- a CDS encoding NAD-dependent epimerase/dehydratase family protein has product MKVLITGGDGMLGSNLVRILIGQNYVVSVFIHPSSKSTTLDGLNITKYYGCILQKDTIDKAVPGHDIIIHAAAATDVWPARSEKVRRINIEGTENIIASALENKIKRFIYIGSGSSVNVQCGSTDSKYEFPGAKYGLDYIDSKFIALNLVMDAVKQKGLPALAILPTFMIGPFDSLPGSGRMIQTLASGKLKFYTKGGRNFVYTRDVANAVANSLHMGKIGKCYIAGNENLSYKVFFSKVARIVGQKEPKIRVSGWLVKTFGYLGDISGIILKKPPLLTYPMARISVEDNFVSCEDAVKELNMPQTRIEEAISDCYNWFIQNGYLNNQKKHAESVQN; this is encoded by the coding sequence ATGAAGGTTCTGATTACAGGAGGAGATGGAATGCTTGGGAGTAATCTGGTAAGGATTCTCATCGGGCAGAATTATGTTGTGAGCGTATTCATTCATCCTTCTTCAAAATCCACCACCCTCGACGGTCTGAATATCACGAAATACTACGGCTGTATCCTTCAGAAAGATACTATCGACAAGGCTGTACCTGGTCATGATATTATCATACATGCTGCAGCTGCAACTGATGTGTGGCCTGCACGCTCCGAAAAAGTCAGGAGAATCAACATTGAGGGCACTGAAAACATAATCGCATCAGCCCTGGAAAATAAGATTAAAAGGTTTATTTATATTGGTTCCGGAAGTTCGGTAAATGTCCAGTGTGGCTCCACCGACAGCAAGTATGAATTCCCCGGCGCAAAATATGGACTGGATTATATCGATTCTAAATTTATTGCCCTTAACCTGGTTATGGATGCAGTGAAGCAGAAAGGCTTGCCTGCCCTGGCTATTTTACCCACCTTCATGATCGGTCCGTTTGATTCATTACCAGGCTCAGGAAGGATGATCCAGACACTGGCCTCAGGGAAACTTAAGTTTTATACAAAAGGAGGCCGCAATTTTGTTTATACCAGAGATGTGGCAAATGCTGTCGCCAACAGCCTGCATATGGGGAAGATAGGCAAGTGCTATATTGCCGGCAATGAGAATTTATCATATAAGGTTTTCTTCTCAAAAGTTGCGCGGATCGTCGGACAGAAAGAGCCAAAGATTAGAGTCTCAGGATGGCTTGTCAAAACTTTTGGATATCTGGGTGATATTTCGGGAATAATTCTGAAAAAACCGCCACTCCTCACCTATCCTATGGCCAGAATATCGGTTGAAGATAATTTTGTTTCCTGCGAAGATGCAGTTAAGGAACTCAATATGCCTCAAACCAGAATAGAAGAGGCCATTAGTGATTGTTATAACTGGTTTATCCAGAATGGATACCTGAATAATCAAAAAAAACATGCTGAATCTGTTCAAAATTGA
- a CDS encoding CPBP family intramembrane metalloprotease, producing the protein MLNLFKIDLSWQQDDIYAFLPIVLALVFFSIYWFISKSESFKKWFYLKNEPDQASVNHITFNRVTGFVSMGVFPLVICLIFLPGYSLDSFGLTWNSETALTSLLWTIGLSAVVIPVAYMSAQKPENLVNYPQIRARKWTNKTVIINAAGWALYLFGYELLFRGVLLFPVAGHLGIWPAIAINIALYAATHIPKGMSETIGAAPLGLILCILTLSTGTIWIAFFVHLAMALTNSFTALKFHPDMQYIRSGK; encoded by the coding sequence ATGCTGAATCTGTTCAAAATTGATTTGTCGTGGCAGCAGGACGACATCTATGCATTCTTGCCCATAGTTTTAGCTCTGGTCTTTTTCTCAATTTATTGGTTCATATCCAAATCAGAGAGTTTTAAGAAATGGTTCTATTTAAAAAATGAACCTGATCAGGCATCTGTAAATCATATCACTTTCAACAGAGTCACCGGATTCGTTTCCATGGGTGTTTTCCCATTGGTAATTTGCCTTATCTTTCTTCCGGGATATTCACTGGACTCCTTCGGTCTGACCTGGAATTCTGAAACGGCTCTCACTTCACTCCTGTGGACTATCGGACTCTCTGCCGTTGTTATTCCAGTTGCATATATGAGTGCACAAAAACCTGAAAATCTGGTTAACTATCCTCAGATAAGGGCAAGGAAATGGACCAATAAAACTGTAATTATAAATGCCGCAGGCTGGGCCCTGTATCTCTTTGGATATGAGCTTCTCTTCCGCGGTGTTCTGCTGTTTCCGGTCGCAGGGCATCTTGGAATCTGGCCGGCTATTGCCATCAATATAGCATTATACGCTGCAACACATATACCTAAAGGGATGTCGGAAACCATTGGGGCAGCTCCGCTTGGTCTCATACTTTGCATATTAACTCTCTCCACCGGGACTATCTGGATTGCATTTTTTGTGCATCTGGCAATGGCCCTTACAAATAGTTTCACGGCATTGAAATTTCATCCCGACATGCAATATATCCGTTCCGGAAAATGA
- a CDS encoding ATP-binding protein, translated as MKALALNILDIIQNSIRAKATEISVKIAESESSDLYRITVSDNGEGIPSEIIDNVTDPFVTTRTRRRMGLGLPLLKYHAEMTDGNLEIESEQGNGTRITATFSNRHIDRQPLGDIVGVLIISIAANPGIEFRYNHSTDRGEYCFSSAETKEYLGITSLCERELLEDLSDMIGENLKNIEVSGFKLKEKV; from the coding sequence ATGAAAGCTCTGGCGCTTAACATACTCGATATCATACAGAACTCTATCAGGGCGAAAGCCACAGAGATCTCTGTCAAAATTGCAGAATCGGAGTCATCAGATCTTTACAGAATCACAGTATCTGACAACGGGGAAGGAATACCATCTGAAATTATTGACAATGTTACTGATCCTTTTGTGACAACAAGAACGAGAAGGAGAATGGGACTCGGGCTGCCGCTGCTAAAATATCATGCAGAAATGACCGACGGAAATCTTGAAATAGAATCGGAACAGGGTAACGGAACGAGAATAACAGCAACTTTTTCAAATCGTCATATCGACCGTCAGCCTCTTGGTGATATTGTTGGTGTTCTAATCATCTCAATTGCAGCTAATCCGGGAATCGAATTCCGGTACAATCACAGCACTGACAGGGGTGAATACTGTTTTTCATCGGCAGAGACAAAGGAGTATCTTGGGATTACATCATTATGCGAGAGGGAATTACTTGAAGATCTATCGGATATGATAGGTGAAAACCTGAAAAATATAGAGGTGTCAGGATTTAAACTTAAAGAAAAGGTATAA
- a CDS encoding PHP domain-containing protein, with protein MLLKADLHIHTVLSPCGDLDMSPVRIVEEAEKKGLDIIGITDHNTTRHCRLISELANDKGIFVMQGAEVTTKEEVHFLAFFENNDTLNKFQEFLDENLPEIMNDPSKFGYQVEVDRDEMIIYEEKKLLLNAIKKSISELEIFVHSLKGLFIPAHIDRKKNSIYSQLGFIPSDFNADALEISRANSPEVFKSLHPEVKGFSVVRNSDAHRLEDIGAASTMLQVEKPSFSEVFMAIKGLKGRKLITE; from the coding sequence ATACTTCTCAAAGCAGATCTTCATATTCATACCGTTCTCTCTCCCTGCGGAGATCTGGATATGAGTCCTGTAAGAATAGTAGAAGAAGCTGAGAAGAAGGGCCTTGATATTATCGGCATCACCGATCATAACACAACACGTCACTGCAGGCTCATATCAGAACTGGCAAACGACAAAGGGATTTTTGTTATGCAGGGTGCTGAAGTGACAACAAAAGAGGAAGTACACTTCCTCGCGTTCTTTGAAAATAATGACACACTCAACAAATTTCAGGAATTTCTTGACGAAAACCTGCCTGAGATAATGAACGATCCTTCGAAGTTCGGTTACCAGGTTGAAGTAGACAGGGATGAAATGATTATTTATGAAGAAAAGAAACTTCTTCTGAATGCTATCAAAAAAAGCATAAGTGAATTGGAAATATTTGTCCATTCATTGAAAGGACTTTTCATCCCGGCACATATCGACAGAAAGAAGAACAGCATTTACAGTCAGCTTGGATTTATCCCCTCTGATTTCAATGCAGATGCCCTGGAGATCTCAAGAGCAAACTCACCTGAGGTTTTTAAATCATTACATCCGGAGGTGAAAGGTTTTAGTGTGGTTCGCAACTCTGATGCTCACCGCCTCGAAGATATCGGTGCGGCAAGTACAATGTTACAGGTTGAAAAACCATCGTTCTCAGAGGTATTTATGGCAATTAAAGGGTTAAAAGGAAGAAAGTTAATAACAGAATGA
- a CDS encoding serine kinase, protein MKITDIIQHLDLKVLSGQNGLSNEIKGGYVSDLLSDVMGNAKEGEIWITLQTHQNIIAVASLKDIAAIIIVKGADPEKDTIEKSNTENIPLLGTELDTFTIAGRLFELLKKE, encoded by the coding sequence ATGAAAATAACTGATATCATACAGCATCTTGACCTGAAGGTCCTTTCCGGACAAAATGGTCTGTCAAACGAGATTAAAGGCGGCTACGTATCCGATCTTCTTAGCGATGTGATGGGTAATGCTAAAGAGGGTGAGATCTGGATAACACTGCAGACACATCAGAATATAATAGCTGTTGCATCATTGAAAGACATCGCTGCAATAATTATTGTAAAAGGAGCAGATCCTGAAAAAGACACAATTGAAAAAAGCAATACTGAAAATATCCCCTTACTGGGAACAGAACTGGATACATTTACTATTGCCGGACGTTTATTTGAATTACTGAAAAAGGAATGA
- a CDS encoding 4Fe-4S binding protein has translation MDFHHALFVDNDLCIGCTHCMTICPTQAIRVRNGKAIILANRCVDCGECYKACPVSAIGVEQDDLEMIFKYPVRVILIPSVLIGQFPRKIMTSGIYNALKDIGFTHIYEVENTVDMVLEAGKQYMHEHKIRPLISSYCPAIVRLIQVKYPSLVGNIMKVNPPIDMSAMYYREKLKSSGIPQDEIGLFYATPCAAKIAAVKSPVGEVESAVTGVININFLYNRILNYLQRKYTETEPPQTDDLLSSKGILWSLTRGELVHSNGRALAIDGIKNVNEFLENIENEKFDNIDFLELRACDESCAGGILISGNRFLTVERLKNRAAEYKARENDKTRKPLDGFLNLNEHGFLGNIEPRPMGKLDEDLSAALKKMERKRRLMCYLPGFDCAGCGAPDCQTLAEDIVQGDAQVSHCIFLQQQMTSQNLLSQEQAVRITGNIWGKERLEKNCNKLGAEDENN, from the coding sequence ATGGATTTTCATCATGCCCTCTTTGTGGATAATGATCTGTGTATCGGATGTACGCATTGCATGACAATTTGCCCTACTCAGGCTATCAGGGTCAGAAACGGCAAAGCTATAATCCTTGCTAACCGCTGCGTCGATTGCGGAGAATGCTACAAAGCTTGTCCGGTTTCTGCAATTGGAGTTGAGCAGGATGATCTTGAAATGATCTTCAAATATCCTGTAAGGGTTATCCTCATCCCAAGTGTACTCATTGGCCAGTTTCCAAGGAAAATAATGACATCCGGGATTTACAATGCTCTGAAAGATATTGGATTCACACATATTTACGAGGTTGAGAATACTGTGGATATGGTACTTGAAGCAGGCAAACAATATATGCACGAGCATAAGATACGGCCCCTCATCTCATCATACTGTCCTGCGATTGTACGACTTATCCAGGTGAAATATCCTTCACTGGTTGGCAATATAATGAAGGTCAATCCTCCAATAGATATGTCAGCCATGTATTATCGGGAAAAGCTTAAAAGCAGCGGAATACCGCAGGATGAGATCGGCCTCTTCTACGCTACTCCCTGTGCTGCAAAAATAGCAGCAGTAAAAAGCCCGGTCGGTGAAGTGGAATCTGCAGTAACCGGTGTAATAAACATTAACTTCCTTTATAACAGAATACTAAACTACCTCCAGCGAAAATATACCGAAACAGAACCTCCTCAGACAGATGATCTGCTGAGTTCCAAGGGTATTCTGTGGAGCCTTACCCGCGGAGAACTTGTACACTCAAATGGCAGGGCACTGGCAATTGACGGTATCAAAAATGTGAACGAGTTTCTCGAGAATATTGAAAATGAAAAGTTTGACAATATAGATTTCCTTGAACTGAGAGCCTGTGATGAAAGCTGCGCCGGTGGCATACTGATCAGTGGAAACAGATTTCTCACAGTTGAACGGCTGAAAAACCGTGCAGCAGAATATAAGGCCAGGGAAAATGATAAAACCCGCAAACCTCTTGATGGATTTCTGAATCTCAATGAGCATGGATTTCTGGGGAACATTGAGCCCCGACCAATGGGGAAACTTGATGAAGATCTGTCTGCCGCCCTGAAGAAGATGGAGCGTAAACGCAGGCTGATGTGCTATTTACCGGGATTTGACTGTGCCGGATGCGGAGCACCTGATTGCCAGACGCTTGCTGAAGATATAGTACAGGGAGATGCTCAGGTCTCACACTGCATCTTTTTACAGCAGCAGATGACTAGCCAGAACCTGCTAAGCCAGGAACAGGCCGTAAGAATAACAGGCAATATCTGGGGAAAAGAAAGACTCGAAAAAAACTGTAATAAACTTGGAGCTGAAGATGAAAATAACTGA